In the Colletotrichum lupini chromosome 1, complete sequence genome, one interval contains:
- a CDS encoding O-acetylhomoserine aminocarboxypropyltransferase/cysteine synthase — protein MAEELSKNFETLQLHAGMPSGEENNLPVAFGAEPDPTTNSRAVPIYATTSFTFNDSAHGARLFGLKEFGNIYSRIMNPTVDVFEKRIAALEGGVAALATSSGQAAQFIAINALAHAGDNIVSTSLLYGGTYNQFKVFLPRLGIHTKFVDGDRVEDIAAAIDDKTKAVYVESIGNPKYNVPDLEAIAKVAHEKGVPVIVDNTFGAGGYFIRPIDHGADIVVHSATKWIGGHGTTIGGVIVDSGKFKWDNGRFPQMTEPSDGYHGLKFWETFGPITFIIRARVEILRDLGASLNPFAAQQLIIGIETLSLRAERHAQNALALAKWLEASDYVSWVSYPGLESHPYHETAKKYLKRGFGGVLSFGVKGGGDAGSQVVDGFKLISNLANVGDSKTLAIHPWTTTHEQLSDEEKTSSGVSEDLIRISVGTEHIDDIIADFEQSFKNASSASTTGKPAPAAETKQDDAPLAPFDPAKSALPRPGFSRPTTPCPAQAMKDTYPGTPGTEDQKGKWMRVKNGRRDGIFSLRLSCVDTRKHMLPLQCDGDPAIWAADIPVLRIYNPANKPSESRGRRNVRDPDKVAPNWNGRGGMFTVSTTPRRAVDDHRFTPPTDSDWPREVRCIQRRLLSCSLTNITEILPRPLDKVSFRLPFVTPSLLACRSYFRIPSLAQEPPNGYSRSTPPHLAMRLLATLALAATSASAASLTLSIPSSQALPNPYTLPPSTHATLSSLGATFSAPLSVKNTFVFHNLTGGGGGSGSAGSSYLVDIHCATHAFAPLRLDVDAEGGLAAWETYRGNDWDNKGEAYAAKEFEGGAKGFEVRVLGQKNYFLERSKSELPELSALFTTRTSLPRYRIDRGAQKNADNPNLAVSILTILKNPMILLGLISMGIFLGMPYLMDNSTFKNPKPLPPFLDGKVILTRTVFLVDPEMRAEFEERQKSNPMNSLLGGGGGGGGDANPIANFDMAGFLAGTGSSSSKKEESSGSGASSGGAGGKKEKGVRSDAGEAEYNYTVAQDCYHGSYKTRGTAYGAS, from the exons ATGGCTGAAGAATTGAGCAAGAACTTTGAGACTCTCCAGCTCCATGCGGG CATGCCTTCGGGGGAGGAAAACAACCTTCCCGTTGCTTTTGGAGCT GAACCCGATCCAACCACAAACTCGCGCGCCGTCCCAATCTACGCGACCACG AGTTTCACCTTCAATGACTCAGCTCACGGCGCGAGGCTCTTTGGCCTCAAGGAGTTTGGCAACATTTACAGCCGTATCATGAAC CCCACCGTCGACGTCTTTGAGAAGCGCATCGCCGCGCTCGAGGGCGGTGTAGCGGCCCTGGCCACATCCTCTGGCCAAGCCGCCCAGTTCATCGCTATCAACGCCCTCGCGCACGCCGGCGACAACATCGTCTCCACCTCGCTGCTGTACGGCGGCACATACAACCAGTTCAAGGTCTTCCTCCCCCGCCTCGGCATCCACACAAAGTTTGTCGACGGCGACCGCGTCGAGGACATCGCCGCCGCCATTGACGACAAGACCAAGGCCGTCTACGTCGAGAGCATTGGAAACCCAAAGTACAACGTCCCGGACCTCGAGGCTATTGCCAAGGTTGCGCACGAGAAGGGCGTCCCCGTCATT GTCGACAACACCTTTGGCGCAGGCGGCTACTTCATCCGCCCCATCGACCACGGCGCCGACATCGTAGTCCACTCGGCGACGAAGTGGATCGGCGGCCACGGCACCACCATCGGCGGCGTCATCGTCGACAGCGGCAAGTTCAAGTGGGACAACGGCCGCTTCCCGCAAATGACGGAGCCCTCGGACGGCTACCACGGCCTCAAGTTCTGGGAGACGTTCGGCCCCATCACCTTCATCATCCGCGCCCGCGTCGAGATCCTCCGCGACCTCGGCGCCTCCCTGAACCCCTTTGCCGCCCAGCAGCTCATTATCGGCATCGAGACCCTGTCGCTGCGCGCCGAGCGCCACGCGCAAAACGCACTCGCGCTCGCCAAGTGGCTCGAGGCTAGTGACTACGTGAGCTGGGTGTCGTACCCCGGTCTCGAGAGCCACCCGTACCACGAGACGGCCAAGAAGTACCTCAAGCGCGGATTCGGTGGTGTCTTGAGCTTCGGCGTCAAGGGCGGTGGTGATGCTGGTAGCCAGGTTGTCGATGGCTTCAAGCTCATTTCTAACCTCGCCAACGTCGGTGATTCCAAGACCTTGGCTATTCA CCCCTGGACCACCACCCACGAGCAGCTCTCCGACGAGGAGAAGACGAGCTCCGGCGTCAGCGAGGACCTCATTCGCATCTCGGTCGGCACGGAGCACATTGACGACATCATCGCCGACTTTGAGCAGTCCTTCAAGAATGCCTCCTCCGCGTCTACCACGGGCAAGCCCGCCCCCGCGGCCGAGACCAAACAGGACGACGCGCCGCTTGCGCC TTTTGACCCAGCCAAGTCAGCGTTGCCCAGGCCTGGATTCTCGCGTCCGACGAC TCCATGCCCGGCCCAAGCCATGAAAGATACCTACCCAGGCACACCAGGTACCGAAGATCAGAAAGGAAAATGGATGCGCGTGAAAAA CGGGCGGCGCGACGGCATTTTTAGTCTTCGCCTTTCTTGTGTGGATACGCGAAAACACATGTTGCCGTTGCAATGCGATGGAGACCCAGCGATTTGGGCGGCAGATATTC CTGTTCTGCGAATATACAACCCTGCGAACAAACCCTCAGAATCGCGGGGACGAAGAAACGTGCGGGATCCCGACAAG GTAGCTCCCAACTGGAATGGGCGGGGGGGGATGTTCACCGTCTCCACAACCCCCCGGCGCGCGGTAGACGACCACCGGTTTACTCCGCCAACGGACTCTGATTGGCCGAGAGAGGTTCGCTGCATTCAACGACGCCTCTTGTCTTGCTCTCTgact AACATCACGGAAATCCTCCCCCGCCCTCTCGACAAAGTCTCCTTTCGTCTCCCTTTTGTAACCCCGTCTCTTCTTGCTTGTCGTTCTTACTTCCGAATACCCTCCCTCGCCCAAGAACCACCCAACGGATATTCTCGGTCGACACCGCCCCATCTAGCAATGCGCCTCCTCGCAACCCTCGCCCTCGCGGCGACATCAGCATCCGCCGCCTCCCTGACCCTCTcgatcccctcctcccaagCCCTCCCGAACCCCTACACCCTCCCGCCGTCGACCCACGCGACGCTCTCCTCCCTCGGCGCCACCTTCTCCGCGCCCCTGTCCGTAAAAAACACGTTCGTCTTCCACAACCtcaccggcggcggcggcggcagcggcagcgcggGCTCCTCCTACCTCGTCGACATCCACTGCGCGACCCACGCCTTCGCGCCCCTGAGACTCGATGTCGATGCCGAGGGCGGGCTGGCGGCGTGGGAGACGTACCGCGGTAACGATTGGGATAACAAGGGCGAGGCGTATGCGGCCAAGGAGTTCGAGGGCGGCGCGAAGGGGTTTGAGGTCAGGGTGTTGGGGCAGAAGAATTATTTCTTGGAGAGGAGCAAGT CCGAGCTCCCAGAGCTGTCGGCACTTTTCACGACGCGCACCTCTCTCCCGAGATATCGAATCGATCGGGGAGCACAGAAAAACGCTGACAACCCAAACCTCGCAGTCTCCATCCTCACCATCCTCAAGAACCCCATGATCCTCCTCGGCCTCATCAGCATGGGCATCTTCCTCGGCATGCCCTACCTCATGGACAACAGTACGTTCAAAAACCCGAAACCTCTTCCCCCGTTCCTCGACGGAAAAGTCATCCTAACACGAACCGTTTTTTTAGTGGACCCCGAAATGCGCGCCGAGTTCGAAGAACGCCAAAAGAGCAACCCGATGAACTCCctcctcggcggcggcggcggcgggggcGGCGACGCGAACCCCATAGCCAACTTTGACATGGCGGGCTTCCTCGCCGGCaccggcagcagcagcagcaagaaGGAAGAGTCTTCCGGTTCTGGTGCCTCGAGCGGTGGGGCTGGtgggaagaaggagaagggcgTGCGGAG TGATGCGGGGGAGGCAGAGTACAATTACACGGTTGCTCAAGATTGTTATCACGGCTCCTATAAGACACGGGGTACAGCCTACGGCGCTTCTTAG